The sequence below is a genomic window from Bacteroidia bacterium.
GTCCTTTCCGGTTTGGGCGGTGATGAACTTTTCGGCGGTTATCCTTCTTTTAATCTTATTCCTAAATACCAGAGAATAAAAAATCTTCCTTTTGCAAAAATGTTTATGAAAGCCGCTGCTCCGTTGCTTAAAAACAAATTACCTGCAAAAGCAATTCATTATATGAAAAATCCTGATGAACCAAATGCAGAGTACAAACTTATAAGAGGACTTTTTACGGAGGAAGAGTTACAAATTTTGGGATGGAATTTTGAAAGACAAAAGATAAAAGTAAAAAGTGAAAAGGTTAATGATACCGTCATTTCGAGCGAAGCGAGAAATCTGAAGAATAAGATTTCTCAGTCACCCGATGAATCAGGCTCCTTCGAAATGACAACGATGCAGCATATTAGTTATTTGGAGACTTGCTATTATATGAGAAACCAACTCCTCCGCGACAGCGATGTTTTTAGTATGGCTCATGGCTTAGAATTAAGAGTGCCTTTTGTTGATCACAAACTTTACGAGGCAGTACTTCCCTATCTTGACGAAGCTTATGATAAAAATTTTCCCAAGAAAATGTTGGTTGAAGCAGTTGGAGATTTACCTGATGAAATTGTTCAAAGACCAAAAATGGGTTTTACTTTCCCCTTTGAAGATTGGATTATGAATGGGCAATTGAAAAATTTAATTAATGAAAGATTGAAAGATTTAGATGTTAAATTGAATATTGAACATTCAAGATTAGATATTGACAGAGTCCACTGGTCCAGGTTGTGGGCTTTGTTTGTAATAAGTTTTAATATTTAACTGTGTTGGAAAATCAAAATGCTGTTATCTTAGCTTAAACTATTTTAACTAAAAATATAATTTCAATAAATAATTATTGTATTTTTTTTTAGAAAAGAATTTTTGAGTCAAATAGAATTAAGGAATTTCTTGATAATTTTTATCACAATAATAAAGAATTATAATTTAATTCAGGATTAAATCAGGGATGATATCATTAGGACTTTTCAATTTGATAAAATTTAAAGATTTAATGAATCGTTTATTAAAGAGTAAATTAATTAATGATTCTTTTTGGGCCTTGTTTGGAAACATAGTGGGTAAAGGACTTGCACTTGCCGCAGGGATTATTGTAGCACGGTTTTTAGGAAAAGATATTTATGGCGAATATGGAATTATAAGAAACACCCTTATGTCATTGACAATATTTTCAACTTTTGGTTTGGGATACACTGCAACAAAATATGTTGCCGAATACAAAAACAGTAAACCTGAGTACATTAAAATTATCCTGAAATACTGCATAAACATAACTTTGATTGTAAGTGGAATAATGGCGTTATTGCTGTTGATAAGCGCAAATTATATTTCAGAAAATATATTGAATGCCCCACATCTCACAATACCTTTACGTCTTGTAGCTGTTTGGATCGTTTTTAATGCTGTAACTACAACACACATTGGGTTCCTCGCCGGTTTTAATGAATTTAAGGGTATGACTCGTGTCAATACAATTACAGGAGTTGCAACATTTATTACAAGTCTTGTTTTTACATATCTCTGGAAGCTTGAGGGCGCATTGATAGCATTGTTAATTTCTCAAATCCTGAACTGGTATTTAAACTTAATATTAGTAAAAAAACATAAATCAAAATTATTTTCTGATGAATTGTCTAAAAAAAATCTAATTAAAGAAATAATTAACTTTTCTTTTCCAGTCGCACTGCAAGAAGCTACATACTCAATAACAACCTGGCTGACAAGTCTTATATTAATAAAACTTTCAGGTTATGGTCAATTAGGACTTTTTTCTGCAGCAATACAATGGAATGCAATTATTCTTTTTATTCCTGGAATTTTAAGAAATGTGATATTATCTCATTTGTCAGAATCAGTTAACAATCAAAATCAGCATATTAGAGTATTAAAGCTAACCTTGTTCATAAATTTTTTAGTGACATTTACATTATCTATAGCAGTATTTCTAATGTCTGATCTAATAGTAGGTTTTTATGGTTCAACTTTTATAGGATTAAAAGAAGTAATAAGATTTGCAATAATAATTACGATTTTTTCCAGCTTAACTAATGTTTATACACAGGCATATTTATCGAAAGGAAAAAGCTGGCTAATATTTTTTATTAGATTTATAAGAGATGCAGGAGTTTTATTGCTTTCTTATTTTCTTTTAGTTTACACAGAAGGTAATTTAGGAGCAATGGCTTTGATATATTCATCACTAATATTAGATATTTTTTTTCTTCTTTTATTAGCCACAATATTTCATCTTGAATTAAAATATATTTAATGAAGTATAATTTTTAGATAATCAATGAAAAGTTTTATAAACATAATGGCTTTAATAGTTGCCTTGTTAGCTATAATCAACATTTCAAATTTTGAGATTGAACTCGGTGAATTTTATTATTACTCAATGGCATTTACGCTCACAGTATTAATGATACTTAGTAAAAATGTAAAAATAAATTATCTTATTTTATGGATAATTGGGGCAGCACTAATTAGTATTATTTTTAATCAGATACCGTCAGTTTTCATTCCTTATGCAAGATTGATGGCTTTTATTTTAATTGTCAGTCTGGTAGGACCATTTATTTATTCTAATACAATAAACTATTTTAGGTTGAAGCTATTTAATGCAATAAATATTTTTATCATATATCTTATTATAGCTTCATTTCTGGGTTTATTAGTTAATTCTTCAATAGTTTTTGGGCGTGGAGGTTTTACAGGATTCTTCAACCATTCAATGATACTAGGACCTATGGCGGCAATTGCTATGATTAATTCAATAGAAAAAGCATATTCAAATAAGAACAAATTATTTCGCCTCATTTATGCCATATTATCATTCATTAGCTTTATAACTTGTGTTGCTGCGGGTTCAAGAGTTGCATTAATTGCGGGTTTAGCTGGTACACTTTTTTTCATATACAAGGTAAATCAAAAAAAATTAACTTACCTTCTCAAATTCGTTTTAATTTTAGGAAGCATTTTAATTTTAAGTTATCCAATCTGGGAAGAATACACAGAAAGAATTATTTCTAAAATGAGTTATGCCGTAGAGATGGGTGATATTACCGTAACCAGGACCCATTTGTGGGTGTTACGATTAGAAGAATTTAGTTCGTCACCATTTTTAGGGATTGGATTTGCATCCATTAATACTAAAATTTTTAATAATCAGTTTGATCCATATAAAGGCAGGATTGAACCAGGAACTTCCTGGTTAGCAGTTCTTTCAATGATAGGGCTATTGGGTTTTATACCTTTTATATTATTATTAGCTGGTTATATGAAATTTATTTTGAAAGATAATAAAACGATTTTACAGACGGCATATCTTGGAAGTTTACTTATTCTATTCTTCGTGCATATGATTGCTGAGGGTTATGTATTTTCAGCTGGTTCAGGTTTGTTTTTTTATTTTTGGTTATTATTGGGTGTTTTATCAATAATTAAAATAAACAATGATAATATCATAATTAAATAATAAAAATTGTTTTCCCTTTGATAAGTCATTTCATAAAATATTATTACTCAAATTCATAATTGTTTCTTAAATGCTCGTTATAGTAAAAGACATAGAAAATGTATTGTAAATCTACAAGTAAATATTTGATTTTTATCTATACTTCTTTACCCGGCTATATGTTCCACTGTATCGAGAATTTAGCTCGATATACAGATTACAAAATCATTTTGGTCGAAACCACGAATAACAAGAATTATCCTATTAAGTTTTCGAGCACTTATTTCAAAATAGTTAGATTACAAGAGTTCAAAAATTTGATTCAAAATATTGTCTCTAGAGATATTCAAACAGTTTTTATTACGGGATGGGGAAATAGTGAAATCAGACATTTCACTAAATACTTTTATAAAAATAATGTTAATTTGATCTTATTAAGTGATCAACCTTTCAAAAACAACTTTAGACAAAAGATAGGGAAAAAATTACTTCAGCGATATTTAAGAAAATTTAAATATGTAATCGTACCGGGTAAAGCTGGTTATGATTTGATGCGTTATTATGGTGTTAAAGATGAAAATATCAGAATTGGGCTTTATACTGCAACTAATAAAATTTTTAATAATGCAAAGGCTTTACGAGATAATTTCAAAAACTATCCACAGGTCTTTCTATTTGATGGTCAATTCATTAAACGGAAAGGTG
It includes:
- a CDS encoding oligosaccharide flippase family protein, giving the protein MNRLLKSKLINDSFWALFGNIVGKGLALAAGIIVARFLGKDIYGEYGIIRNTLMSLTIFSTFGLGYTATKYVAEYKNSKPEYIKIILKYCINITLIVSGIMALLLLISANYISENILNAPHLTIPLRLVAVWIVFNAVTTTHIGFLAGFNEFKGMTRVNTITGVATFITSLVFTYLWKLEGALIALLISQILNWYLNLILVKKHKSKLFSDELSKKNLIKEIINFSFPVALQEATYSITTWLTSLILIKLSGYGQLGLFSAAIQWNAIILFIPGILRNVILSHLSESVNNQNQHIRVLKLTLFINFLVTFTLSIAVFLMSDLIVGFYGSTFIGLKEVIRFAIIITIFSSLTNVYTQAYLSKGKSWLIFFIRFIRDAGVLLLSYFLLVYTEGNLGAMALIYSSLILDIFFLLLLATIFHLELKYI
- a CDS encoding O-antigen ligase family protein, coding for MKSFINIMALIVALLAIINISNFEIELGEFYYYSMAFTLTVLMILSKNVKINYLILWIIGAALISIIFNQIPSVFIPYARLMAFILIVSLVGPFIYSNTINYFRLKLFNAINIFIIYLIIASFLGLLVNSSIVFGRGGFTGFFNHSMILGPMAAIAMINSIEKAYSNKNKLFRLIYAILSFISFITCVAAGSRVALIAGLAGTLFFIYKVNQKKLTYLLKFVLILGSILILSYPIWEEYTERIISKMSYAVEMGDITVTRTHLWVLRLEEFSSSPFLGIGFASINTKIFNNQFDPYKGRIEPGTSWLAVLSMIGLLGFIPFILLLAGYMKFILKDNKTILQTAYLGSLLILFFVHMIAEGYVFSAGSGLFFYFWLLLGVLSIIKINNDNIIIK
- a CDS encoding glycosyltransferase, with product MIQNIVSRDIQTVFITGWGNSEIRHFTKYFYKNNVNLILLSDQPFKNNFRQKIGKKLLQRYLRKFKYVIVPGKAGYDLMRYYGVKDENIRIGLYTATNKIFNNAKALRDNFKNYPQVFLFDGQFIKRKGVVFLIKEYSQYRKLSKEPWELVMVGKGELEHIIPPFVKNLGFVHQDNLGDVYANAGCFVLPSLEDHWPLVIHQAACAGLPLLLSPFCFNHFEFFGENENGFFINPHIEGSLTQAML